In Streptomyces chartreusis NRRL 3882, the following are encoded in one genomic region:
- a CDS encoding alpha/beta fold hydrolase, translated as MDKRILSRDGTRIAYESTGRGPAVVLVSGAMSTGGTLAPLAVSLSERFQAVVYDRRGRGASGDTPPYAVEREVEDLAAVIEAVGGEAFLYGISSGGALVLEAAASGLPVRRAAVYETPFAMSEEGAEERAEYTRRLTEALGEGRRGDAVELFLRLTGLAEGVIQGARQSPMWAGMETIAPSLAYDDAVMRDGRVPRDRLASIGVPVLAVAGDASPDWLREAARAIAESVPQGSYRTLQGQTHMVEPNVLAPVLVEFFSRG; from the coding sequence ATGGACAAGAGGATCCTTTCGCGCGACGGCACCCGCATCGCCTACGAGAGCACCGGCCGGGGCCCCGCCGTCGTCCTGGTGAGCGGTGCGATGTCGACGGGCGGCACCCTGGCGCCGCTCGCCGTGTCGCTCTCGGAGCGTTTCCAGGCCGTCGTGTACGACCGCCGGGGCCGCGGTGCCAGCGGGGACACGCCGCCGTACGCCGTGGAGCGCGAGGTCGAGGACCTCGCGGCGGTGATCGAGGCGGTGGGCGGCGAGGCGTTCCTGTACGGCATCTCGTCGGGCGGGGCGCTGGTGCTGGAGGCGGCGGCGAGCGGTCTGCCGGTGCGGCGGGCCGCGGTGTACGAGACGCCGTTCGCGATGTCGGAGGAGGGTGCCGAGGAGCGCGCCGAGTACACCCGGCGGCTGACGGAGGCGCTCGGTGAGGGGCGGCGCGGGGACGCGGTCGAGCTGTTCCTGCGGCTGACCGGCCTGGCCGAGGGGGTGATCCAGGGCGCCCGCCAGTCCCCCATGTGGGCCGGCATGGAGACGATCGCCCCGAGCCTCGCCTACGACGACGCCGTCATGCGCGACGGGCGGGTCCCCCGGGACCGGCTGGCGTCGATCGGCGTTCCCGTCCTGGCGGTCGCGGGCGACGCGAGCCCCGACTGGCTGCGCGAGGCGGCCCGGGCGATCGCGGAATCCGTCCCCCAGGGGTCGTACCGGACGCTCCAGGGCCAGACGCACATGGTGGAGCCGAATGTGCTGGCGCCGGTGCTGGTGGAGTTCTTCTCACGGGGGTGA
- a CDS encoding cysteine desulfurase family protein codes for MAYLDHAATTPMLPEAAEALTAHLGATGNASSLHASGRQARRTVEEARETLAEALGARPSEVVFTSGGTEADNLAVKGLYWSRRDADPARTRVLASPVEHHAVLDAVHWLGEHEGATIEYLPVDAHGRVHPDALREAIARNPDDVALATVMWANNEIGTILPIRELADAAAEFGVPLHSDAVQAFGQTPVDFAASGLAAMTVSGHKIGGPYGIGALILGREHTPVPVLHGGGQERHVRSGTLDVPAIASFAVAGRLAAEQREWFAREIGALRDALVAAVREAVPDAILGGDPDPEGRLPANAHFTFPGCEGDSLLLLLDAQGIECSTGSACTAGVAQPSHVLLATGTDPDLARGTLRFSLGHTSTEADIEALAKAIGPAVERARAAGLT; via the coding sequence ATGGCTTACCTCGACCACGCCGCGACCACCCCGATGCTCCCGGAGGCGGCAGAGGCGCTCACCGCCCACCTGGGTGCCACCGGCAACGCGTCCTCCCTCCACGCATCCGGCAGGCAGGCCCGCCGCACCGTCGAGGAGGCCCGCGAGACCCTCGCCGAAGCCCTCGGCGCCCGCCCCAGCGAGGTCGTCTTCACCTCGGGCGGCACGGAGGCCGACAACCTCGCCGTCAAGGGCCTTTACTGGTCACGCCGGGACGCCGACCCGGCCCGCACCCGCGTCCTCGCCAGCCCCGTCGAACACCACGCGGTCCTCGACGCCGTGCACTGGCTCGGCGAACACGAGGGCGCCACCATCGAGTACCTGCCCGTCGACGCCCACGGCCGCGTCCACCCGGACGCCCTGCGCGAGGCGATCGCCCGCAACCCCGACGACGTGGCCCTCGCCACCGTCATGTGGGCGAACAACGAGATCGGGACGATCCTGCCGATCCGCGAACTCGCCGACGCGGCCGCCGAGTTCGGTGTCCCGCTGCACTCGGACGCCGTCCAGGCCTTCGGCCAGACCCCCGTGGACTTCGCCGCCTCCGGCCTCGCCGCGATGACGGTGTCCGGCCACAAGATCGGCGGGCCGTACGGCATCGGTGCCCTGATCCTCGGCCGTGAGCACACCCCCGTCCCCGTCCTGCACGGCGGCGGCCAGGAGCGGCACGTGCGCTCCGGCACGCTCGACGTGCCGGCCATCGCCTCGTTCGCGGTCGCCGGGCGGCTGGCCGCCGAGCAGCGCGAGTGGTTCGCCCGCGAGATCGGCGCCCTGCGCGACGCCCTCGTCGCCGCCGTCCGCGAGGCCGTGCCGGACGCGATCCTCGGCGGCGACCCGGACCCGGAGGGGCGGCTCCCGGCCAACGCGCACTTCACCTTCCCCGGCTGCGAGGGCGACTCCCTGCTGCTGCTGCTCGACGCCCAGGGCATCGAGTGCTCCACCGGCTCCGCCTGCACCGCCGGCGTCGCCCAGCCCAGCCACGTCCTCCTCGCCACCGGCACCGACCCGGACCTGGCCCGCGGCACCCTCCGCTTCTCCCTCGGCCACACCTCCACGGAGGCCGACATCGAGGCCCTGGCGAAGGCCATCGGCCCGGCGGTGGAACGGGCGCGGGCGGCGGGGCTGACGTAG
- a CDS encoding thioesterase family protein, with protein MPEAASAPAVRATIGDSEFDRDTALSRRAPGVYDIDLSAGWTIISAVNGGYLLAVLGRALADTLPHADPFTVSAHYLTASQPGPAVVRTEAVRTGRTLSTGQASLFQYDDEGREVERIRVLASYGDLDALPDDVRTTARPPAIPPLEHCFGPEDGAAPFSGSSAITDRLMLKLDPATLGWALGKPSGKGEMRAWFGLADGRDHDPLSLLLAVDALPPTAFELGLKGWVPTVELTVHVRCRPAPGPLRVSITTRNLAGGFLEEDAEVWDSADRLVAQSRQLARVRLG; from the coding sequence ATGCCAGAAGCAGCCTCCGCCCCGGCCGTCCGGGCCACGATCGGGGACAGCGAGTTCGACCGCGACACCGCGCTCAGCCGACGCGCGCCCGGCGTCTACGACATCGACCTCTCCGCCGGCTGGACGATCATCAGCGCCGTCAACGGCGGCTACCTGCTGGCCGTTCTGGGCCGCGCGCTCGCGGACACCCTGCCGCACGCCGACCCCTTCACCGTCTCGGCGCACTACCTGACCGCGTCCCAGCCCGGCCCCGCGGTCGTCCGCACGGAAGCCGTCCGCACCGGCCGGACCCTGTCGACCGGCCAGGCCTCCCTCTTCCAGTACGACGACGAGGGCCGCGAGGTGGAACGCATCCGCGTCCTCGCCTCCTACGGCGACCTGGACGCCCTGCCCGACGACGTCCGTACGACGGCCAGGCCGCCGGCGATCCCGCCGCTGGAGCACTGCTTCGGCCCGGAGGACGGGGCCGCCCCCTTCTCCGGCAGCTCGGCCATCACCGACCGGCTGATGCTCAAGCTGGACCCGGCGACCCTGGGCTGGGCCCTCGGCAAGCCGTCCGGCAAGGGCGAGATGCGGGCCTGGTTCGGGCTCGCGGACGGCCGAGACCACGACCCGCTCTCCCTCCTGCTGGCGGTGGACGCCCTGCCGCCCACCGCCTTCGAACTCGGGCTGAAGGGCTGGGTGCCCACCGTCGAGCTGACCGTGCACGTCCGCTGCCGCCCGGCGCCGGGCCCGCTGCGCGTGTCGATCACCACGCGCAACCTCGCCGGCGGCTTCCTGGAGGAGGACGCCGAGGTGTGGGACAGCGCCGACCGGCTGGTGGCGCAGTCCCGTCAGCTCGCGCGGGTCAGGCTCGGCTGA
- a CDS encoding N-acetylmuramoyl-L-alanine amidase — MGARRASKDTDRRIGRRALIVGGAAAAAGSAVLARDELGRLWWRVPGVEKPRKEGEVDYAGARWVAASDANWRRADRPDDYGIDMVVVHVTQGSFDSAVKAFQDPAHKAASHYIVRKDGHIAQMIRELDVAYHAGNRDYNERSVGIEHAGFVDRPQDFTDEMYEASARLTARICARYDIPVDREHIIGHVEVPGTDHTDPGPHWDWDRYMRLVRAARTTPA, encoded by the coding sequence ATGGGGGCGAGACGAGCATCCAAGGACACGGACCGGCGCATCGGGCGGCGGGCCCTGATCGTCGGCGGGGCGGCGGCCGCCGCGGGTTCCGCGGTGCTGGCCCGGGACGAGCTGGGCCGGCTGTGGTGGCGCGTGCCGGGCGTGGAGAAGCCCCGCAAGGAGGGCGAGGTCGACTACGCGGGCGCGCGCTGGGTGGCCGCGTCGGACGCGAACTGGCGCCGTGCGGACCGGCCCGACGACTACGGCATAGACATGGTGGTCGTCCATGTCACCCAGGGCAGCTTCGACAGCGCGGTGAAGGCGTTCCAGGACCCGGCGCACAAGGCTGCCTCGCACTACATCGTCCGCAAGGACGGGCACATCGCCCAGATGATCCGCGAGCTCGACGTGGCATACCACGCGGGCAACCGCGACTACAACGAGCGCAGTGTCGGCATCGAGCACGCGGGTTTCGTGGACCGGCCGCAGGACTTCACGGACGAGATGTACGAGGCCTCGGCCCGCCTCACGGCCCGGATCTGCGCGCGCTACGACATACCCGTCGACCGCGAGCACATCATCGGCCATGTGGAGGTCCCGGGCACGGACCACACGGACCCGGGGCCGCACTGGGACTGGGACAGGTACATGCGGCTGGTGCGTGCGGCGCGTACGACACCGGCCTGA
- the mnmA gene encoding tRNA 2-thiouridine(34) synthase MnmA, whose product MTHTPQRSRPLRVLAAMSGGVDSAVAAARAAEAGHDVTGVHLALSANPQSFRTGARGCCTIEDSRDARRAADVIGIPFYVWDLADRFREDVVEDFVAEYEAGRTPNPCLRCNEKIKFAALLDKALALGFDAVCTGHYAKVIVHEDGTRELHRASDMAKDQSYVLGVLDDKQLAHAMFPLGDTLTTKDEIRAEAERRGLAVAKKPDSHDICFIADGDTQGFLANRLGRSEGDIVDESGNRLGTHEGAYGFTIGQRKGLRIGTPAPDGKPRYVLDISPVTNTVTVGPADALDVSALTAIKPRWCGAAPTGPGTYTAQLRAHGGETEVTAELVDGRLEVSFAEPVRGVAPGQAIVLYDGTRVVGSATIASTRRAAAGVA is encoded by the coding sequence ATGACTCACACCCCGCAGCGCTCCCGTCCCCTCCGCGTCCTGGCCGCCATGTCCGGCGGAGTCGATTCCGCCGTCGCCGCCGCCCGCGCGGCCGAGGCGGGCCACGACGTGACCGGCGTCCACCTCGCGCTCTCCGCCAACCCGCAATCCTTCCGGACGGGCGCGCGGGGCTGCTGCACCATCGAGGACTCGCGCGACGCCCGCCGCGCGGCGGACGTCATCGGCATCCCCTTCTACGTGTGGGACCTCGCCGACCGCTTCCGTGAGGACGTCGTCGAGGACTTCGTCGCCGAGTACGAGGCCGGCCGCACCCCCAACCCCTGCCTGCGCTGCAACGAGAAGATCAAGTTCGCGGCGCTGCTGGACAAGGCGCTCGCGCTGGGCTTCGACGCGGTCTGCACGGGCCACTACGCCAAGGTGATCGTGCACGAGGACGGCACCCGCGAGCTGCACCGCGCCTCCGACATGGCCAAGGACCAGAGCTACGTCCTCGGCGTCCTGGACGACAAGCAGCTCGCCCACGCGATGTTCCCGCTCGGGGACACGCTCACCACCAAGGACGAGATCCGCGCCGAGGCCGAGCGCAGGGGCCTGGCGGTGGCCAAGAAGCCCGACTCGCACGACATCTGCTTCATCGCCGACGGCGACACCCAGGGCTTCCTCGCGAACCGGCTCGGCCGCTCCGAGGGCGACATCGTCGACGAGTCCGGCAACCGGCTCGGCACGCACGAGGGCGCGTACGGCTTCACCATCGGCCAGCGCAAGGGCCTGCGCATCGGCACCCCGGCGCCCGACGGCAAGCCGCGCTACGTCCTCGACATCTCCCCGGTCACCAACACGGTCACCGTCGGCCCGGCCGACGCCCTGGACGTCAGCGCCCTGACCGCGATCAAGCCGCGCTGGTGCGGCGCCGCCCCCACCGGCCCGGGCACCTACACGGCCCAGCTCCGCGCACACGGCGGCGAGACCGAGGTCACCGCCGAGCTGGTCGACGGCCGGCTGGAGGTGTCCTTCGCCGAGCCGGTCCGCGGCGTCGCCCCCGGCCAGGCGATCGTCCTGTACGACGGCACGCGCGTGGTGGGCTCCGCGACGATCGCGTCGACCAGGCGAGCGGCGGCGGGCGTGGCCTGA
- a CDS encoding DUF427 domain-containing protein, with translation MTTGHRITIERSDRPVRVAHAGQVLAESDRPLVLRETGCPDRYYIPAEDVRLDLLTPSGTRTYCPFKGTASYWSLPDAADLVWAYPEPEPGVAEIKDHLCFYEVDVL, from the coding sequence GTGACCACCGGGCATCGCATCACCATCGAGCGGAGCGACCGGCCCGTGCGCGTGGCGCACGCCGGGCAGGTCCTGGCCGAGAGCGACCGGCCGCTGGTCCTGCGCGAGACGGGCTGTCCCGACCGCTACTACATCCCGGCCGAGGACGTCCGCCTGGACCTGCTGACCCCGTCCGGCACGCGCACGTACTGCCCGTTCAAGGGCACCGCGTCCTACTGGTCGCTGCCGGACGCCGCGGACCTCGTCTGGGCGTACCCGGAGCCCGAGCCGGGCGTCGCGGAGATCAAGGACCACCTGTGCTTCTACGAAGTCGACGTGCTGTGA
- a CDS encoding class I SAM-dependent methyltransferase, with amino-acid sequence MRATEPAGNRSALVHQIRYALRHPERVPAHARRAVRDAWLRLRYRDHIAYYRAVMASDAARSAEAAVGHNPSREAWARIGRMQFDYLVGHGLQPHHRMLEIGCGNLRAGRLFIDHLDAGHYYGIDISPHILLAAQDTLVAEGLQSKLPYLALADDLTFAFLPDGHFDVVHAHSVFSHSPLHVIEECFAHVGRILAPGGFFDFTFDRTEGEEHQVLHEDFYYRTATLTELAARYGLDARFMDDWEQLPHRQSKMRITTTADRARTVGS; translated from the coding sequence ATGCGAGCCACGGAACCGGCCGGAAACCGCAGCGCCCTGGTCCACCAGATCCGGTACGCCCTGCGCCACCCGGAGCGCGTTCCCGCGCACGCCCGGCGCGCGGTGCGGGACGCCTGGCTGCGGCTGCGGTACCGCGACCACATCGCCTACTACCGCGCCGTGATGGCCTCCGACGCGGCGCGCAGCGCGGAGGCGGCGGTGGGGCACAACCCCTCGCGCGAGGCGTGGGCGCGGATCGGGCGCATGCAGTTCGACTACCTCGTGGGACACGGCCTCCAGCCGCACCACCGCATGCTGGAGATCGGCTGCGGCAACCTGCGCGCCGGGCGGCTGTTCATCGACCACCTCGACGCCGGGCACTACTACGGCATCGACATCTCGCCGCACATCCTGCTGGCCGCCCAGGACACCCTCGTGGCCGAGGGCCTCCAGTCCAAACTGCCCTACCTGGCGCTCGCGGACGACCTCACCTTCGCCTTTCTGCCCGACGGGCACTTCGACGTCGTGCACGCGCACAGCGTCTTCTCGCATTCGCCGCTGCACGTCATCGAGGAGTGCTTCGCCCACGTCGGCCGGATCCTCGCGCCCGGCGGGTTCTTCGACTTCACGTTCGACCGCACCGAGGGCGAGGAGCACCAGGTGCTGCACGAGGACTTCTACTACCGGACCGCGACGCTGACCGAACTCGCCGCCCGGTACGGCCTGGACGCCCGGTTCATGGACGACTGGGAACAACTGCCGCACCGGCAGTCCAAAATGCGGATCACCACGACGGCGGACCGGGCCCGTACGGTGGGCTCATGA
- a CDS encoding helix-turn-helix transcriptional regulator yields MKSDRLLSILLFLQTRGRVPARELAERLEVSVRTVYRDVESLSAAGVPVYAERGRHGGIELLAGFRTDVTGLTADESRALFVLAAQGAHAALGLDAAFGSALRKVMAALPAPHRPAAETASRRILVDATRWRGGPQPTVDLEVLRDAVFADRRLRLRYRHSGERQVRTYTVDPYGLVAKAGVWYLVADRRAEPRLFRADRVRSARLLDEPVRRRPGVELAGVWEILRRQVEERPSGLNVTVRVRRDRLDMFLRLTAFLPSEFLDDDGESEWATVRLTYGLLGETRQLLVFADQVEVLSPPQVREELARAAASVAELYQRSGEEQG; encoded by the coding sequence GTGAAGTCCGACCGTCTGCTGTCGATCCTGCTGTTCCTCCAGACCCGCGGCCGGGTCCCCGCCCGCGAACTCGCCGAACGGCTGGAGGTGTCGGTCCGCACCGTCTACCGCGACGTCGAGTCCCTGTCCGCCGCCGGCGTCCCGGTCTACGCCGAACGCGGCCGGCACGGCGGCATCGAACTGCTCGCCGGATTCCGTACCGACGTCACCGGTCTGACCGCCGACGAGTCGCGCGCGCTGTTCGTCCTGGCCGCGCAGGGCGCGCACGCCGCGCTCGGTCTGGACGCGGCGTTCGGCTCGGCCCTGCGCAAGGTGATGGCCGCGCTGCCGGCCCCGCACCGCCCGGCCGCCGAGACGGCCTCCCGGCGCATCCTCGTCGACGCCACCCGCTGGCGCGGCGGGCCGCAGCCGACCGTCGACCTGGAGGTGCTGCGGGACGCGGTCTTCGCCGACCGCAGGCTGCGGCTGCGCTACCGGCACAGCGGGGAGCGCCAGGTGCGGACGTACACCGTCGACCCGTACGGCCTCGTCGCCAAGGCCGGCGTCTGGTATCTGGTCGCCGACCGGCGGGCCGAGCCCCGGCTCTTCCGGGCGGACCGGGTGCGCTCCGCCCGGCTCCTCGACGAGCCCGTGCGGCGGCGTCCGGGCGTCGAACTCGCCGGAGTCTGGGAGATCCTGCGCCGCCAGGTCGAGGAGCGGCCCAGCGGATTGAACGTCACCGTCCGGGTGCGGCGCGACCGGCTCGACATGTTCCTGCGGCTGACGGCCTTCCTCCCGTCGGAATTCCTCGACGACGACGGCGAGAGCGAGTGGGCGACCGTGCGGCTGACGTACGGACTGCTCGGGGAGACCCGCCAACTGCTCGTGTTCGCCGACCAGGTGGAGGTCCTCTCACCCCCTCAGGTGCGCGAGGAACTGGCCCGGGCGGCCGCTTCCGTCGCGGAGCTGTACCAGCGCTCCGGCGAGGAGCAGGGGTGA
- a CDS encoding alpha/beta hydrolase: MSLTGTPFLYTLIALSVVALALPLALWSRVRGPRALRTATRTLMLLFAQGTAVALVFTLVNNANNLYDNWADLLGTGNHVQQAADLGADGTGGIALKRLPKVRQTFRPATGPGMRAAGGVQVTQLKGRVSGVNAEVYVWLPPQYDEPAYRHHRFPVVELLPGYPGSAKAWFGSLHAHEQLEPLMRDGQVAPFILVAPRTNLLAGVDTGCANIPGTVNADTWLSVDVPMMVMDNFRAESAPQGWAVAGYSAGAHCAAKLAVAHPDRYRAAVSLSGYNDPIGERDSLAAQTPALRAENNPYLLLRKAPVPPRVSLYLSGQPHDGYEAAVALEQTAKAPTTVHVVYIPRSAGGHTMALWRPQVIPAFRWLTEVTGHGHVTAGPAAPPRSPSTGGARPAELASGTASRAGAVRRR; the protein is encoded by the coding sequence ATGAGCCTCACCGGGACTCCGTTCCTCTACACGCTGATCGCGCTGTCGGTCGTCGCGCTCGCGCTGCCGCTCGCCCTGTGGTCGCGCGTCCGCGGTCCCCGCGCCCTGCGGACGGCGACGCGCACGCTGATGCTGCTGTTCGCCCAGGGGACCGCCGTGGCGCTGGTCTTCACGCTGGTCAACAACGCCAACAACCTGTACGACAACTGGGCCGACCTGCTCGGCACCGGCAACCACGTGCAGCAGGCGGCCGACCTCGGCGCCGACGGCACCGGAGGCATCGCACTGAAACGGCTGCCCAAGGTGCGCCAGACCTTCCGGCCGGCCACCGGGCCCGGCATGCGCGCGGCCGGCGGGGTGCAGGTCACCCAGCTCAAGGGCCGGGTGTCGGGCGTGAACGCCGAGGTCTACGTCTGGCTCCCGCCCCAGTACGACGAACCGGCCTACCGGCACCACAGATTCCCGGTGGTGGAGCTGCTGCCCGGCTACCCCGGCTCGGCGAAGGCCTGGTTCGGCTCGCTGCACGCGCACGAGCAGTTGGAGCCGCTGATGCGGGACGGGCAGGTCGCCCCGTTCATCCTGGTCGCGCCGCGCACCAATCTGCTGGCCGGGGTGGACACCGGCTGCGCCAACATCCCGGGCACGGTCAACGCAGACACCTGGCTGAGCGTCGACGTGCCGATGATGGTCATGGACAACTTCCGCGCCGAATCCGCCCCGCAGGGCTGGGCCGTGGCCGGCTACTCGGCCGGGGCGCACTGCGCGGCCAAGCTCGCCGTCGCCCACCCGGACCGCTACCGGGCCGCCGTCAGCCTGTCCGGCTACAACGACCCGATCGGCGAACGTGACTCGCTCGCCGCGCAGACCCCCGCGCTGCGGGCCGAGAACAACCCCTACCTGCTGCTGCGCAAGGCGCCCGTCCCGCCGCGCGTCTCGCTGTACCTCTCCGGCCAGCCGCACGACGGCTACGAGGCGGCCGTCGCCCTGGAACAGACCGCGAAGGCCCCGACGACCGTGCACGTGGTGTACATCCCGAGGAGCGCGGGCGGTCACACCATGGCGCTGTGGCGGCCGCAGGTGATCCCGGCGTTCCGCTGGCTGACGGAGGTGACGGGCCACGGCCACGTCACGGCAGGACCGGCTGCTCCTCCTCGCTCACCGTCGACCGGCGGTGCCAGGCCCGCGGAGCTCGCCAGTGGAACCGCATCGCGAGCAGGCGCAGTACGAAGGCGGTGA
- a CDS encoding TIGR03086 family metal-binding protein, translated as MTNDPRPLFARAAQQAAELIASVRAEQLDGPTPCTEFDVRTLLSHLTGGARRVAVVAEGGDAAAVRPFAEDVPDDGWTAAYDEARTRAVKAWAGDDLLDTVVRLPFGEMPGRAAVSAYVLETVTHAWDLSEALGHPRELDPELAEFALTVAQRMLPDEQRDENTPFASARPAPEGADVYGRLAAWLGREPLSRA; from the coding sequence ATGACCAACGATCCCCGTCCGCTGTTCGCCCGGGCCGCGCAGCAGGCCGCCGAGCTCATCGCGTCCGTCCGCGCGGAGCAGCTGGACGGCCCCACGCCGTGCACCGAGTTCGACGTGCGCACCCTGCTGAGCCATCTCACCGGTGGGGCCCGCCGGGTGGCCGTCGTCGCCGAGGGCGGTGACGCGGCCGCGGTACGGCCGTTCGCCGAGGACGTGCCGGACGACGGCTGGACGGCCGCGTACGACGAGGCCAGGACCCGGGCCGTGAAGGCCTGGGCGGGCGACGACCTGCTGGACACGGTGGTGCGCCTGCCGTTCGGCGAGATGCCCGGCCGCGCCGCCGTGTCGGCCTACGTCCTGGAGACGGTGACCCACGCCTGGGACCTGTCCGAGGCCCTGGGGCACCCGCGCGAACTGGACCCGGAGCTCGCCGAGTTCGCGCTGACCGTCGCCCAGCGCATGCTGCCGGACGAACAGCGGGACGAGAACACGCCGTTCGCCTCGGCCCGGCCGGCCCCCGAGGGCGCCGACGTCTACGGCAGGCTGGCGGCCTGGCTGGGGCGCGAGCCGCTCAGCCGAGCCTGA
- a CDS encoding SDR family oxidoreductase gives MAGMATHVITGAGSGIGAAVARRLHARGDDLVLHARDAGRAKELAAEFPGARTLVGDLADPDRLSWAFSHQSLPDRVDSLLHIAGVVDLGPVGELTPKTWRHQLNVNLVAPAELTRHFLPQLRAARGHVVFANSGAGLSAHAGWSAYAASKHGLKALADSLRHEEHAGGVRVTSVYPGRTASPMQAKVHQQEGKEYDASKWIDPESVATTILMALDLPRDAEVNDLTVRPGN, from the coding sequence ATGGCGGGCATGGCTACTCATGTGATCACCGGAGCCGGTTCCGGCATCGGCGCGGCCGTGGCCCGCCGTCTGCACGCACGCGGGGACGACCTCGTGCTGCACGCGCGCGACGCGGGCCGCGCGAAGGAGCTGGCGGCCGAGTTCCCCGGGGCGAGGACCCTGGTCGGTGACCTCGCCGACCCCGACAGGCTCTCCTGGGCCTTCTCCCACCAGTCGCTGCCCGACCGCGTGGACTCGCTGCTGCACATCGCCGGGGTCGTCGACCTCGGTCCGGTCGGCGAGCTCACCCCCAAGACCTGGCGCCACCAGCTCAACGTCAACCTCGTCGCCCCGGCCGAGCTGACCCGCCACTTCCTGCCCCAGCTGCGCGCCGCCCGCGGCCACGTGGTCTTCGCCAACTCCGGCGCCGGGCTGAGCGCCCACGCCGGCTGGTCCGCGTACGCGGCCTCCAAGCACGGTCTGAAGGCCCTCGCCGACTCCCTGCGCCACGAGGAGCACGCGGGCGGTGTCCGCGTCACCTCGGTCTACCCCGGCCGCACGGCCAGCCCCATGCAGGCCAAGGTCCACCAGCAGGAGGGCAAGGAGTACGACGCGTCGAAGTGGATCGACCCCGAGTCGGTCGCCACGACGATCCTGATGGCCCTGGACCTGCCGAGGGACGCCGAGGTCAACGACCTGACGGTACGTCCGGGGAACTGA
- a CDS encoding TetR family transcriptional regulator → MSHTLGIRQAQKLKTRQALLDAALGLLEEQSLSSLGLREVTRAVGVAPTAFYRHFRSTADLGVALVEEALGSLHPMIRTTVSTTGDSEERITRTIELIARHVDGYPAHVRFIARERHGGVQPVREAIRDQLARFAQEVKDELAKDPVSAGWTEDDLLMLAHLYVDQMLITASLFLEALEGPEREREERTRHVAQVATRQMRLIGLGRHHWLD, encoded by the coding sequence ATGAGTCACACTCTCGGCATCCGGCAGGCCCAGAAGCTGAAGACGCGGCAGGCGCTCCTGGACGCGGCCCTCGGGCTGCTGGAGGAGCAGAGCCTGAGCAGCCTCGGCCTGCGCGAGGTCACCCGCGCCGTCGGTGTCGCCCCGACCGCCTTCTACCGCCACTTCCGCTCCACGGCGGATCTGGGCGTGGCCCTGGTCGAGGAGGCGCTGGGCAGCCTGCACCCGATGATCCGGACGACGGTGTCCACGACGGGCGACAGTGAGGAACGCATCACGCGCACCATCGAGCTGATCGCCCGTCACGTCGACGGGTACCCCGCACATGTCCGGTTCATCGCCCGTGAACGACATGGCGGAGTCCAGCCGGTCCGGGAGGCCATACGGGACCAGCTGGCCCGGTTCGCCCAGGAGGTCAAGGACGAACTGGCCAAGGACCCGGTGTCCGCGGGCTGGACCGAGGACGACCTGCTGATGCTCGCGCACCTCTACGTCGACCAGATGCTGATCACCGCGTCGCTGTTCCTGGAGGCACTGGAGGGGCCGGAGCGGGAGCGCGAGGAGCGGACCCGGCACGTCGCGCAGGTGGCGACCCGGCAGATGCGGCTGATCGGCCTGGGCCGGCACCACTGGCTGGACTGA
- a CDS encoding TIGR00730 family Rossman fold protein produces MNICVFLSAADLDERYTRPAREFAKLLGKGGHTLVWGGSDVGLMKVVADGVQEAGGRLVGVSVQFLSAKARPGVDEMVVARDLAERKKLLLEKADAVVIMVGGTGTLDEATEILELKKHGHTDKPVVLLNTAGFYDGLKEQFRRMEDEGFLPRPLTDLVFFAEEPVGALAYLEESRGVE; encoded by the coding sequence ATGAACATCTGTGTCTTCCTCTCCGCCGCCGACCTCGACGAGCGCTACACCCGTCCCGCGCGGGAGTTCGCCAAGCTGCTGGGCAAGGGCGGCCACACCCTCGTGTGGGGCGGCTCCGACGTCGGCCTCATGAAGGTGGTCGCCGACGGGGTGCAGGAGGCGGGCGGCCGGCTCGTCGGCGTCTCCGTGCAGTTCCTCTCGGCCAAGGCCCGCCCCGGTGTCGACGAGATGGTCGTCGCCCGTGACCTCGCCGAGCGCAAGAAGCTGCTCCTGGAGAAGGCCGACGCCGTGGTGATCATGGTCGGCGGGACCGGCACGCTCGACGAGGCGACGGAGATCCTGGAACTGAAGAAGCACGGCCACACGGACAAGCCCGTGGTCCTGCTGAACACCGCGGGCTTCTACGACGGCCTGAAGGAGCAGTTCCGCCGCATGGAGGACGAAGGCTTCCTGCCCCGCCCCCTCACCGACCTGGTGTTCTTCGCCGAGGAGCCGGTGGGTGCGCTGGCGTACCTGGAGGAGAGCCGGGGCGTGGAGTGA